Proteins encoded together in one Sulfurovum xiamenensis window:
- a CDS encoding helix-turn-helix domain-containing protein, translating to MNYKQDQKPLKNYRLTGMRKKALQMMQGGIRLSELKGLRMGLGSSLRTRISELRAMGYDIRDEFVKAPSGARFKEYFMVVSK from the coding sequence ATGAACTACAAACAAGATCAAAAACCACTTAAAAACTACAGACTTACTGGCATGAGAAAAAAAGCTTTACAAATGATGCAAGGCGGTATTAGACTGTCTGAACTTAAAGGCTTACGTATGGGATTAGGAAGTAGCCTAAGAACGAGAATTTCAGAATTACGTGCTATGGGATACGATATTAGAGATGAGTTCGTAAAAGCTCCATCAGGTGCAAGATTTAAAGAGTATTTTATGGTGGTGTCGAAATGA